A single genomic interval of Gallus gallus isolate bGalGal1 chromosome 10, bGalGal1.mat.broiler.GRCg7b, whole genome shotgun sequence harbors:
- the AP3B2 gene encoding AP-3 complex subunit beta-2 isoform X3, which yields MAASPAYGEEKGGSSSLGEPEYGHDPASGGIFASDYKRHDDLKEMLDSNKDSLKLEAMKRIVAMIAWGKNASDLFPAVVKNVACKNIEVKKLVYVYLVRYAEEQQDLALLSISTFQRGLKDPNQLIRASALRVLSSIRVPIIVPIMMLAIKEAASDMSPYVRKTAAHAIPKLYSLDSDQKDQLIEVIEKLLADKTTLVAGSVVMAFEEVCPERIDLIHKNYRKLCNLLIDVEEWGQVVIINMLTRYARTQFLSPNQNESLLEESAEKAFYGSEEEDTKDAKAEAASLAKRKPYVMDPDHRLLLRNTKPLLQSRNAAVVMAVAQLYFHLAPKAEVGVIAKALVRLLRSHSEVQYVVLQNVATMSIKRRGMFEPYLKSFYIRSTDPTQIKILKLEVLTNLANETNISTILREFQTYIRSMDKDFVAATIQAIGRCATNIGKVRDTCLNGLVQLLSNRDELVVAESVVVIKKLLQMQPAQHSEIIKHMAKLTDNIQVPMARASILWLIGEYCEHVPKIAPDVLRKMAKSFTNEEDIVKLQVINLAAKLYLTNSKQSKLLTQYVLNLAKYDQNYDIRDRARFIRQLIVPTEKSGALNKYAKKLFLAQKPAPILESSFKDRDHFQLGSLSHLLNAKAVGYQELPDWPDEAPDPSVRNVEVPEWTKCTSREKRKDKVEKPFYSDSEGESGPTESADSEPESDSEESGSSSSSGTSSSSSEEEDEEEEEGGSEEQSEDKEGEEEEEEKRKKKKEKGGPRKASPRSVGSEEEEEAEGKKVKKAAGPQGKKGHAETSSEEASASESSSSGSDSGTEAPTVVEAKRRKVIPSSKAGPKEISLLDLDDFTPPPPQPVPSSSIISTSLVTDLEGLTLTDTSLAPALLSPAFGAVRTYELLHRMAGEGLSVEYCFSRRPFPGDPHMVAVQIQISNNTDAEVKSLRVSEPKLLAGMRIQEFPEIESLAPGDTASVVMGIDFCDSTQAANFQLCTHTRHFYVSIQPPVGELMAPVFMSENEFRKEQGKLTGMSEITEKLTLPEKCRSDHAIVQQVTSAANVGRVPCGADNEYRFAAKTVTSGSLVLITLEWREGAAAQLTVNSEKMVIGTMLVKDIIQALAQ from the exons ATGGCGGCCAGCCCGGCCTACGGCGAGGAGAAGGGGGGGTCCTCCAGCCTGGGGGAGCCCGAGTACGGCCACGACCCCGCCAGCGGCGGCATCTTCGCCTCCGACTACAAGAG GCACGATGACCTCAAGGAGATGCTGGACAGCAACAAGGACTCACTCAAGCTGGAGGCTATGAAGAGGATCGTGGCG ATGATCGCCTGGGGCAAAAATGCCTCTGACCTCTTTCCAGCTGTGGTGAAGAATGTTGCCTGCAAGAACATCGAG GTGAAGAAGCTGGTGTATGTGTACCTGGTGCGCTAcgcagaggagcagcaggatcTAGCCCTGCTCTCCATCTCCACCTTCCAGCGGGGACTCAAG GACCCCAACCAGCTGATTCGTGCCAGTGCTCTGCGTGTCCTCTCCAGCATCCGTGTGCCCATCATTGTGCCCATCATGATGCTGGCCATCAAAGAAGCTGCGTCAGACATGTCCCCGTATGTGCGGAAGACAGCTGCCCATGCCATCCCAAAGCTCTACAG TCTTGACTCGGACCAGAAGGACCAGCTCATCGAAGTCATTGAGAAACTGCTGGCGGACAAGACCACG CTGGTGGCTGGCAGTGTGGTGATGGCATTCGAGGAGGTCTGCCCAGAGCGCATCGACCTCATTCACAAGAACTACCGAAAGCTCTGCAACCTGCTCATTGATGTGGAGGAATGGGGCCAGGTGGTGATCATCAACATGCTGACCCGCTATGCACGCACCCAGTTCCTCAGCCCCAACCAGAAT GAATCCCTACTAGAGGAGAGTGCAGAGAAGGCTTTCTATGGCTCTGAGGAAGAGGATACCAAGGATGCCAAGGCGGAGGCAGCCTCACTGGCCAAGCGCAAACCCTATGTCATGGACCCCGACCACCGCCTGCTGCTGCGCAACACCAAACCCCTACTGCAGAGCCGCAATGCTGCA GTGGTGATGGCTGTGGCACAGCTCTACTTCCACCTGGCACCCAAGGCAGAGGTTGGCGTCATTGCCAAGGCACTGGTGCGGCTCCTGCGGAGTCACAG CGAGGTGCAGTATGTTGTGCTGCAGAACGTGGCCACCATGTCCATTAAACGGCGG GGAATGTTTGAGCCCTATCTCAAGAGCTTCTACATCCGCTCCACGGACCCCACGCAGATCAAGATCCTCAAG ctggaggtgcTCACTAACCTGGCCAATGAGACCAACATCTCCACCATCCTGAGGGAATTTCAG ACCTATATCCGCAGCATGGACAAGGACTTCGTGGCAGCCACCATCCAAGCCATTGGGCGCTGTGCCACTAACATCGGCAAGGTGCGGGACACCTGCCTCAATGGTCTGGTCCAGCTCCTCTCCAACCGGGATG AGCTGGTGGTGGCTGAGTCTGTGGTTGTCATCaagaagctgctgcagatgcagccagctcagcacagtGAGATCATCAAGCACATGGCCAAGCTCACCGATAACATCCAG GTGCCAATGGCGCGGGCAAGCATCCTGTGGCTGATCGGCGAGTACTGTGAGCACGTGCCCAAGATTGCACCCGATGTGCTGCGCAAGATGGCTAAGTCTTTCACTAACGAGGAAGACATCGTTAAGCTGCAGGTCATCAACCTTGCGGCCAAGCTCTATCTGACTAACTCCAAGCAG AGCAAGCTGCTGACTCAGTACGTGCTCAACTTGGCCAAGTACGACCAAAATTACGACATCCGTGACCGTGCTCGCTTCATCCGCCAGCTCATTGTGCCCACCGAGAAGAGTGGGGCCCTCAACAAATATGCCAAGAAGCTCTTCCTGGCTCAAAAACCTGCTCCCATTTTGGAGTCCTCTTTCAAAG ACCGGGACCATTTCCAGCTGGGATCCCTGTCCCATCTGCTCAATGCCAAGGCTGTTGGGTACCAGGAGCTGCCAGACTGGCCAGATGAGGCTCCAGACCCCTCTGTGAGGAATGTGGAG GTTCCCGAGTGGACCAAGTGCACCAGCCgggagaagaggaaggataAGGTGGAGAAACCTTTCTACTCTGACTCAGAGGGGGAGTCGGGGCCCACGGAATCAGCAGACAGCG AACCCGAGTCCGACAGTGAGGaaagtggcagcagcagcagctccggcacctccagctccagcagcgaggaagaggatgaggaggaggaagagggaggcAGCGAGGAGCAGTCAGAGGAcaaggagggggaggaggaggaggaggagaagaggaagaagaagaaggagaagggaggccCCCGGAAGGCATCCCCAAGGAGCGTGGGCAG tgaggaggaggaggaggctgagggcaaAAAGGTGAAAAAGGCTGCGGGGCCACAGGGAAAGAAGGGTCACGCTGAGACCTCATCAGAGGAGGCCAGTGCCTCTGAGAGCAGCTCCTCAGGATCGGACTCTGGCACTGAGGCACCAACTGTGGTGGAGGCCAAGCGGAGGAAGGTG ATCCCTAGCAGCAAGGCCGGCCCCAAGGAGATCTCCCTGCTCGACCTGGATGATT tcacccccccacctccccagccTGTCCCCTCCAGCAGCATCATCTCCACCAGCCTGGTAACTGATCTAGAGGGCCTCACGCTTACCGACACCTCCCTGGCACCTGCC ctgctgagCCCAGCGTTTGGAGCGGTGAGGACATATGAGCTGCTGCACCGCATGGCGGGCGAGGGGCTCTCAGTCGAGTACTGCTTCAGCCGCCGTCCCTTCCCGGGAGACCCGCACATGGTGGCTGTCCAGATCCAAATCTCCAATAACACCGACGCCGAGGTGAAGAGCCTGCGGGTCAGCGAGCCCAAGCTGCTCGCAGGCATGCGGATCCAGGAGTTCCCCGAGATCG AGAGCCTGGCGCCCGGGGACACAGCCAGCGTGGTGATGGGCATCGACTTCTGTGACTCCACCCAGGCAGCCAACTTCCAGCTGTG cacccacacGCGCCACTTCTACGTCTCCATCCAACCACCAGTTGGGGAGCTGATGGCCCCTGTCTTCATGAGCGAGAACGAATTCAGGAAGGAGCAGG GGAAGCTGACGGGCATGAGTGAGATCACGGAGAAGCTGACACTGCCTGAGAAGTGCCGGAGCGACCATGCCATCGTCCAGCAAGTGACCTCGGCTGCCAACGTGGGACGTGTGCCCTGTGGAGCTGACAATGAGTACAG GTTTGCAGCCAAGACGGTGACCAGCGGGAGCCTGGTGCTCATCACCCTGGAGTGGCGGGAGGGAGCGGCGGCCCAGCTGACCGTCAACAGCGAGAAGATGGTCATCGGCACCATGCTGGTGAAGGACATCATCCAGGCCCTGGCACAGTGA
- the AP3B2 gene encoding AP-3 complex subunit beta-2 isoform X1: MAASPAYGEEKGGSSSLGEPEYGHDPASGGIFASDYKRHDDLKEMLDSNKDSLKLEAMKRIVAMIAWGKNASDLFPAVVKNVACKNIEVKKLVYVYLVRYAEEQQDLALLSISTFQRGLKDPNQLIRASALRVLSSIRVPIIVPIMMLAIKEAASDMSPYVRKTAAHAIPKLYSLDSDQKDQLIEVIEKLLADKTTLVAGSVVMAFEEVCPERIDLIHKNYRKLCNLLIDVEEWGQVVIINMLTRYARTQFLSPNQNESLLEESAEKAFYGSEEEDTKDAKAEAASLAKRKPYVMDPDHRLLLRNTKPLLQSRNAAVVMAVAQLYFHLAPKAEVGVIAKALVRLLRSHSEVQYVVLQNVATMSIKRRGMFEPYLKSFYIRSTDPTQIKILKLEVLTNLANETNISTILREFQTYIRSMDKDFVAATIQAIGRCATNIGKVRDTCLNGLVQLLSNRDELVVAESVVVIKKLLQMQPAQHSEIIKHMAKLTDNIQVPMARASILWLIGEYCEHVPKIAPDVLRKMAKSFTNEEDIVKLQVINLAAKLYLTNSKQSKLLTQYVLNLAKYDQNYDIRDRARFIRQLIVPTEKSGALNKYAKKLFLAQKPAPILESSFKDRDHFQLGSLSHLLNAKAVGYQELPDWPDEAPDPSVRNVEVPEWTKCTSREKRKDKVEKPFYSDSEGESGPTESADSEPESDSEESGSSSSSGTSSSSSEEEDEEEEEGGSEEQSEDKEGEEEEEEKRKKKKEKGGPRKASPRSVGSEEEEEAEGKKVKKAAGPQGKKGHAETSSEEASASESSSSGSDSGTEAPTVVEAKRRKVIPSSKAGPKEISLLDLDDFTPPPPQPVPSSSIISTSLVTDLEGLTLTDTSLAPALLSPAFGAVRTYELLHRMAGEGLSVEYCFSRRPFPGDPHMVAVQIQISNNTDAEVKSLRVSEPKLLAGMRIQEFPEIESLAPGDTASVVMGIDFCDSTQAANFQLCTHTRHFYVSIQPPVGELMAPVFMSENEFRKEQEHLARRGEGKLTGMSEITEKLTLPEKCRSDHAIVQQVTSAANVGRVPCGADNEYRFAAKTVTSGSLVLITLEWREGAAAQLTVNSEKMVIGTMLVKDIIQALAQ; encoded by the exons ATGGCGGCCAGCCCGGCCTACGGCGAGGAGAAGGGGGGGTCCTCCAGCCTGGGGGAGCCCGAGTACGGCCACGACCCCGCCAGCGGCGGCATCTTCGCCTCCGACTACAAGAG GCACGATGACCTCAAGGAGATGCTGGACAGCAACAAGGACTCACTCAAGCTGGAGGCTATGAAGAGGATCGTGGCG ATGATCGCCTGGGGCAAAAATGCCTCTGACCTCTTTCCAGCTGTGGTGAAGAATGTTGCCTGCAAGAACATCGAG GTGAAGAAGCTGGTGTATGTGTACCTGGTGCGCTAcgcagaggagcagcaggatcTAGCCCTGCTCTCCATCTCCACCTTCCAGCGGGGACTCAAG GACCCCAACCAGCTGATTCGTGCCAGTGCTCTGCGTGTCCTCTCCAGCATCCGTGTGCCCATCATTGTGCCCATCATGATGCTGGCCATCAAAGAAGCTGCGTCAGACATGTCCCCGTATGTGCGGAAGACAGCTGCCCATGCCATCCCAAAGCTCTACAG TCTTGACTCGGACCAGAAGGACCAGCTCATCGAAGTCATTGAGAAACTGCTGGCGGACAAGACCACG CTGGTGGCTGGCAGTGTGGTGATGGCATTCGAGGAGGTCTGCCCAGAGCGCATCGACCTCATTCACAAGAACTACCGAAAGCTCTGCAACCTGCTCATTGATGTGGAGGAATGGGGCCAGGTGGTGATCATCAACATGCTGACCCGCTATGCACGCACCCAGTTCCTCAGCCCCAACCAGAAT GAATCCCTACTAGAGGAGAGTGCAGAGAAGGCTTTCTATGGCTCTGAGGAAGAGGATACCAAGGATGCCAAGGCGGAGGCAGCCTCACTGGCCAAGCGCAAACCCTATGTCATGGACCCCGACCACCGCCTGCTGCTGCGCAACACCAAACCCCTACTGCAGAGCCGCAATGCTGCA GTGGTGATGGCTGTGGCACAGCTCTACTTCCACCTGGCACCCAAGGCAGAGGTTGGCGTCATTGCCAAGGCACTGGTGCGGCTCCTGCGGAGTCACAG CGAGGTGCAGTATGTTGTGCTGCAGAACGTGGCCACCATGTCCATTAAACGGCGG GGAATGTTTGAGCCCTATCTCAAGAGCTTCTACATCCGCTCCACGGACCCCACGCAGATCAAGATCCTCAAG ctggaggtgcTCACTAACCTGGCCAATGAGACCAACATCTCCACCATCCTGAGGGAATTTCAG ACCTATATCCGCAGCATGGACAAGGACTTCGTGGCAGCCACCATCCAAGCCATTGGGCGCTGTGCCACTAACATCGGCAAGGTGCGGGACACCTGCCTCAATGGTCTGGTCCAGCTCCTCTCCAACCGGGATG AGCTGGTGGTGGCTGAGTCTGTGGTTGTCATCaagaagctgctgcagatgcagccagctcagcacagtGAGATCATCAAGCACATGGCCAAGCTCACCGATAACATCCAG GTGCCAATGGCGCGGGCAAGCATCCTGTGGCTGATCGGCGAGTACTGTGAGCACGTGCCCAAGATTGCACCCGATGTGCTGCGCAAGATGGCTAAGTCTTTCACTAACGAGGAAGACATCGTTAAGCTGCAGGTCATCAACCTTGCGGCCAAGCTCTATCTGACTAACTCCAAGCAG AGCAAGCTGCTGACTCAGTACGTGCTCAACTTGGCCAAGTACGACCAAAATTACGACATCCGTGACCGTGCTCGCTTCATCCGCCAGCTCATTGTGCCCACCGAGAAGAGTGGGGCCCTCAACAAATATGCCAAGAAGCTCTTCCTGGCTCAAAAACCTGCTCCCATTTTGGAGTCCTCTTTCAAAG ACCGGGACCATTTCCAGCTGGGATCCCTGTCCCATCTGCTCAATGCCAAGGCTGTTGGGTACCAGGAGCTGCCAGACTGGCCAGATGAGGCTCCAGACCCCTCTGTGAGGAATGTGGAG GTTCCCGAGTGGACCAAGTGCACCAGCCgggagaagaggaaggataAGGTGGAGAAACCTTTCTACTCTGACTCAGAGGGGGAGTCGGGGCCCACGGAATCAGCAGACAGCG AACCCGAGTCCGACAGTGAGGaaagtggcagcagcagcagctccggcacctccagctccagcagcgaggaagaggatgaggaggaggaagagggaggcAGCGAGGAGCAGTCAGAGGAcaaggagggggaggaggaggaggaggagaagaggaagaagaagaaggagaagggaggccCCCGGAAGGCATCCCCAAGGAGCGTGGGCAG tgaggaggaggaggaggctgagggcaaAAAGGTGAAAAAGGCTGCGGGGCCACAGGGAAAGAAGGGTCACGCTGAGACCTCATCAGAGGAGGCCAGTGCCTCTGAGAGCAGCTCCTCAGGATCGGACTCTGGCACTGAGGCACCAACTGTGGTGGAGGCCAAGCGGAGGAAGGTG ATCCCTAGCAGCAAGGCCGGCCCCAAGGAGATCTCCCTGCTCGACCTGGATGATT tcacccccccacctccccagccTGTCCCCTCCAGCAGCATCATCTCCACCAGCCTGGTAACTGATCTAGAGGGCCTCACGCTTACCGACACCTCCCTGGCACCTGCC ctgctgagCCCAGCGTTTGGAGCGGTGAGGACATATGAGCTGCTGCACCGCATGGCGGGCGAGGGGCTCTCAGTCGAGTACTGCTTCAGCCGCCGTCCCTTCCCGGGAGACCCGCACATGGTGGCTGTCCAGATCCAAATCTCCAATAACACCGACGCCGAGGTGAAGAGCCTGCGGGTCAGCGAGCCCAAGCTGCTCGCAGGCATGCGGATCCAGGAGTTCCCCGAGATCG AGAGCCTGGCGCCCGGGGACACAGCCAGCGTGGTGATGGGCATCGACTTCTGTGACTCCACCCAGGCAGCCAACTTCCAGCTGTG cacccacacGCGCCACTTCTACGTCTCCATCCAACCACCAGTTGGGGAGCTGATGGCCCCTGTCTTCATGAGCGAGAACGAATTCAGGAAGGAGCAGG AGCACCTTGCGCGGCGGGGTGAGG GGAAGCTGACGGGCATGAGTGAGATCACGGAGAAGCTGACACTGCCTGAGAAGTGCCGGAGCGACCATGCCATCGTCCAGCAAGTGACCTCGGCTGCCAACGTGGGACGTGTGCCCTGTGGAGCTGACAATGAGTACAG GTTTGCAGCCAAGACGGTGACCAGCGGGAGCCTGGTGCTCATCACCCTGGAGTGGCGGGAGGGAGCGGCGGCCCAGCTGACCGTCAACAGCGAGAAGATGGTCATCGGCACCATGCTGGTGAAGGACATCATCCAGGCCCTGGCACAGTGA
- the AP3B2 gene encoding AP-3 complex subunit beta-2 isoform X6: protein MAASPAYGEEKGGSSSLGEPEYGHDPASGGIFASDYKRHDDLKEMLDSNKDSLKLEAMKRIVAMIAWGKNASDLFPAVVKNVACKNIEVKKLVYVYLVRYAEEQQDLALLSISTFQRGLKDPNQLIRASALRVLSSIRVPIIVPIMMLAIKEAASDMSPYVRKTAAHAIPKLYSLDSDQKDQLIEVIEKLLADKTTLVAGSVVMAFEEVCPERIDLIHKNYRKLCNLLIDVEEWGQVVIINMLTRYARTQFLSPNQNESLLEESAEKAFYGSEEEDTKDAKAEAASLAKRKPYVMDPDHRLLLRNTKPLLQSRNAAVVMAVAQLYFHLAPKAEVGVIAKALVRLLRSHSEVQYVVLQNVATMSIKRRGMFEPYLKSFYIRSTDPTQIKILKLEVLTNLANETNISTILREFQTYIRSMDKDFVAATIQAIGRCATNIGKVRDTCLNGLVQLLSNRDELVVAESVVVIKKLLQMQPAQHSEIIKHMAKLTDNIQVPMARASILWLIGEYCEHVPKIAPDVLRKMAKSFTNEEDIVKLQVINLAAKLYLTNSKQSKLLTQYVLNLAKYDQNYDIRDRARFIRQLIVPTEKSGALNKYAKKLFLAQKPAPILESSFKDRDHFQLGSLSHLLNAKAVGYQELPDWPDEAPDPSVRNVEVPEWTKCTSREKRKDKVEKPFYSDSEGESGPTESADSEPESDSEESGSSSSSGTSSSSSEEEDEEEEEGGSEEQSEDKEGEEEEEEKRKKKKEKGGPRKASPRSVGSEEEEEAEGKKVKKAAGPQGKKGHAETSSEEASASESSSSGSDSGTEAPTVVEAKRRKVIPSSKAGPKEISLLDLDDFTPPPPQPVPSSSIISTSLVTDLEGLTLTDTSLAPALLSPAFGAVRTYELLHRMAGEGLSVEYCFSRRPFPGDPHMVAVQIQISNNTDAEVKSLRVSEPKLLAGMRIQEFPEIALCFQRAWRPGTQPAW, encoded by the exons ATGGCGGCCAGCCCGGCCTACGGCGAGGAGAAGGGGGGGTCCTCCAGCCTGGGGGAGCCCGAGTACGGCCACGACCCCGCCAGCGGCGGCATCTTCGCCTCCGACTACAAGAG GCACGATGACCTCAAGGAGATGCTGGACAGCAACAAGGACTCACTCAAGCTGGAGGCTATGAAGAGGATCGTGGCG ATGATCGCCTGGGGCAAAAATGCCTCTGACCTCTTTCCAGCTGTGGTGAAGAATGTTGCCTGCAAGAACATCGAG GTGAAGAAGCTGGTGTATGTGTACCTGGTGCGCTAcgcagaggagcagcaggatcTAGCCCTGCTCTCCATCTCCACCTTCCAGCGGGGACTCAAG GACCCCAACCAGCTGATTCGTGCCAGTGCTCTGCGTGTCCTCTCCAGCATCCGTGTGCCCATCATTGTGCCCATCATGATGCTGGCCATCAAAGAAGCTGCGTCAGACATGTCCCCGTATGTGCGGAAGACAGCTGCCCATGCCATCCCAAAGCTCTACAG TCTTGACTCGGACCAGAAGGACCAGCTCATCGAAGTCATTGAGAAACTGCTGGCGGACAAGACCACG CTGGTGGCTGGCAGTGTGGTGATGGCATTCGAGGAGGTCTGCCCAGAGCGCATCGACCTCATTCACAAGAACTACCGAAAGCTCTGCAACCTGCTCATTGATGTGGAGGAATGGGGCCAGGTGGTGATCATCAACATGCTGACCCGCTATGCACGCACCCAGTTCCTCAGCCCCAACCAGAAT GAATCCCTACTAGAGGAGAGTGCAGAGAAGGCTTTCTATGGCTCTGAGGAAGAGGATACCAAGGATGCCAAGGCGGAGGCAGCCTCACTGGCCAAGCGCAAACCCTATGTCATGGACCCCGACCACCGCCTGCTGCTGCGCAACACCAAACCCCTACTGCAGAGCCGCAATGCTGCA GTGGTGATGGCTGTGGCACAGCTCTACTTCCACCTGGCACCCAAGGCAGAGGTTGGCGTCATTGCCAAGGCACTGGTGCGGCTCCTGCGGAGTCACAG CGAGGTGCAGTATGTTGTGCTGCAGAACGTGGCCACCATGTCCATTAAACGGCGG GGAATGTTTGAGCCCTATCTCAAGAGCTTCTACATCCGCTCCACGGACCCCACGCAGATCAAGATCCTCAAG ctggaggtgcTCACTAACCTGGCCAATGAGACCAACATCTCCACCATCCTGAGGGAATTTCAG ACCTATATCCGCAGCATGGACAAGGACTTCGTGGCAGCCACCATCCAAGCCATTGGGCGCTGTGCCACTAACATCGGCAAGGTGCGGGACACCTGCCTCAATGGTCTGGTCCAGCTCCTCTCCAACCGGGATG AGCTGGTGGTGGCTGAGTCTGTGGTTGTCATCaagaagctgctgcagatgcagccagctcagcacagtGAGATCATCAAGCACATGGCCAAGCTCACCGATAACATCCAG GTGCCAATGGCGCGGGCAAGCATCCTGTGGCTGATCGGCGAGTACTGTGAGCACGTGCCCAAGATTGCACCCGATGTGCTGCGCAAGATGGCTAAGTCTTTCACTAACGAGGAAGACATCGTTAAGCTGCAGGTCATCAACCTTGCGGCCAAGCTCTATCTGACTAACTCCAAGCAG AGCAAGCTGCTGACTCAGTACGTGCTCAACTTGGCCAAGTACGACCAAAATTACGACATCCGTGACCGTGCTCGCTTCATCCGCCAGCTCATTGTGCCCACCGAGAAGAGTGGGGCCCTCAACAAATATGCCAAGAAGCTCTTCCTGGCTCAAAAACCTGCTCCCATTTTGGAGTCCTCTTTCAAAG ACCGGGACCATTTCCAGCTGGGATCCCTGTCCCATCTGCTCAATGCCAAGGCTGTTGGGTACCAGGAGCTGCCAGACTGGCCAGATGAGGCTCCAGACCCCTCTGTGAGGAATGTGGAG GTTCCCGAGTGGACCAAGTGCACCAGCCgggagaagaggaaggataAGGTGGAGAAACCTTTCTACTCTGACTCAGAGGGGGAGTCGGGGCCCACGGAATCAGCAGACAGCG AACCCGAGTCCGACAGTGAGGaaagtggcagcagcagcagctccggcacctccagctccagcagcgaggaagaggatgaggaggaggaagagggaggcAGCGAGGAGCAGTCAGAGGAcaaggagggggaggaggaggaggaggagaagaggaagaagaagaaggagaagggaggccCCCGGAAGGCATCCCCAAGGAGCGTGGGCAG tgaggaggaggaggaggctgagggcaaAAAGGTGAAAAAGGCTGCGGGGCCACAGGGAAAGAAGGGTCACGCTGAGACCTCATCAGAGGAGGCCAGTGCCTCTGAGAGCAGCTCCTCAGGATCGGACTCTGGCACTGAGGCACCAACTGTGGTGGAGGCCAAGCGGAGGAAGGTG ATCCCTAGCAGCAAGGCCGGCCCCAAGGAGATCTCCCTGCTCGACCTGGATGATT tcacccccccacctccccagccTGTCCCCTCCAGCAGCATCATCTCCACCAGCCTGGTAACTGATCTAGAGGGCCTCACGCTTACCGACACCTCCCTGGCACCTGCC ctgctgagCCCAGCGTTTGGAGCGGTGAGGACATATGAGCTGCTGCACCGCATGGCGGGCGAGGGGCTCTCAGTCGAGTACTGCTTCAGCCGCCGTCCCTTCCCGGGAGACCCGCACATGGTGGCTGTCCAGATCCAAATCTCCAATAACACCGACGCCGAGGTGAAGAGCCTGCGGGTCAGCGAGCCCAAGCTGCTCGCAGGCATGCGGATCCAGGAGTTCCCCGAGATCG CCCTGTGCTTTCAGAGAGCCTGGCGCCCGGGGACACAGCCAGCGTGGTGA